The Deltaproteobacteria bacterium genome contains the following window.
AGACGAGGAGGGGCGGTCGCCGGGTCGTTATTTCCCAGGCAGTGTCGCTCCAACCAAAATAAACGCAATCATCGCCGAAGTATCCGAGCGGTTACTCCACGCATGATTGGTCCCGCGCTGAATCAGCACGTCACCAGCCTTCATGAGGGTCTCCCCTTCATCCATCACAGCCCACACCTCGCCTGAGAGCACAATCGCGTAATCTACCGACGCCGTTTTATGCATCCCCGGAGTTTTACTGCTGGTATCGCGTGTATGGCTCGCGCCTAACGAGTCAAAGACTTTATGGGAATCTCCGCCTTTGTTCATCACCGCATCCGGAGGAAACTCGACGATCCGACAGATCGAGCCAGTTGCGGCAGGTTCAAGATGAACCGGACGTGCTGTCGGATCAGCATCGCTAGATAGATCAGCCGGTGAGGTTGTCGTCTCCCACAAATCAGTTACGCGCAGACCT
Protein-coding sequences here:
- a CDS encoding cupin domain-containing protein, producing MAKQIRRIVTGHNAAGKSIIMQDGMATSILELPAAPGLRVTDLWETTTSPADLSSDADPTARPVHLEPAATGSICRIVEFPPDAVMNKGGDSHKVFDSLGASHTRDTSSKTPGMHKTASVDYAIVLSGEVWAVMDEGETLMKAGDVLIQRGTNHAWSNRSDTSAMIAFILVGATLPGK